A window of Ictidomys tridecemlineatus isolate mIctTri1 chromosome 15, mIctTri1.hap1, whole genome shotgun sequence contains these coding sequences:
- the Med29 gene encoding mediator of RNA polymerase II transcription subunit 29, with translation MAAPQQQASVASSAGGVSGPGSTGGPGSQQQPQPPAQLVGPAQSGLLQQQQQDFDPVQRYKMLIPQLKESLQTLMKVAAQNLIQNTNIDNGQKSSDGPIQRFDKCLEEFYALCDQLELCLRLAHECLSQSCDSAKHSPTLVPTATKPDAVQPDSLPYPQYLAVIKAQIACAKDIHTALLDCANKVTGKTPAPPTGPGGTL, from the exons ATGGCTGCGCCCCAGCAGCAGGCTTCAGTGGCTTCCTCAGCTGGTGGTGTATCGGGTCCGGGTTCGACTGGTGGCCCGGGTTCCCAGCAACAGCCGCAACCGCCAGCACAACTGGTGGGACCTGCCCAAAGCGGTCTCCTGCAGCAACAACAACAGGACTTCGATCCTGTGCAGCGCTATAAGATGCTCATCCCGCAGCTGAAGGAGAGTCTACAG aCCTTGATGAAGGTTGCAGCGCAGAACTTGATTCAGAACACTAACATTGACAATGGACA AAAGAGCAGCGATGGACCCATACAGCGCTTTGACAAGTGCCTGGAGGAGTTCTACGCACTCTGTGACCAGCTGGAGCTGTGTCTG CGCCTGGCGCATGAGTGCCTTTCACAGAGCTGTGACAGTGCCAAGCACTCTCCGACCCTGGTGCCCACAGCCACCAAGCCAGATGCCGTGCAGCCTGACAGCCTGCCCTACCCGCAGTACCTGGCTGTCATCAAAGCCCAGATTGCCTGTGCCAAGGACATTCATACGGCCCTGCTGGACTGTGCCAACAAGGTCACAGGCAAGACGCCTGCACCACCTACTGGCCCGGGGGGCACCCTCTGA
- the Paf1 gene encoding RNA polymerase II-associated factor 1 homolog, which produces MAPTIQTQAQREDGHRPNSHRTLPERSGVVCRVKYCNSLPDIPFDPKFITYPFDQNRFVQYKATSLEKQHKHDLLTEPDLGVTIDLINPDTYRIDPNVLLDPADEKLLEEEIQAPTSSKRSQQHAKVVPWMRKTEYISTEFNRYGISNEKPEVKIGVSVKQQFTEEEIYKDRDSQITAIEKTFEDAQKSISQHYSKPRVTPVEVMPVFPDFKMWINPCAQVIFDSDPAPKDTSGAAALEMMSQAMIRGMMDEEGNQFVAYFLPVEETLKKRKRDQEEEMDYAPDDVYDYKIAREYNWNVKNKASKGYEENYFFIFREGDGVYYNELETRVRLSKRRAKAGVQSGTNALLVVKHRDMNEKELEAQEARKAQLENHEPEEEEEEEMEAEEKEAGGSDEENEKGSSSEKEGSEDERSGSESEREEGDREEASDKSGSGEDESSEDEARAARDKEEIFGSDADSEDDADSDDEDRGRARGGSDNDSDSGSDGGGQRSRSRSASPFPSGSEHSAQEDGSEAAASDSSEADSDSD; this is translated from the exons ATGGCGCCCACCATCCAGACCCAGGCCCAGCGGGAGGATGGCCACAG GCCCAATTCCCACCGGACTCTACCTGAGAG ATCTGGAGTGGTCTGCCGAGTCAAGTATTGCAATAGTCTCCCTGACATCCCCTTCGACCCCAAGTTCATCACATACCCTTTTGACCAGAACAG ATTTGTCCAGTATAAAGCGACCTCCTTAGAGAAACAGCACAAACATGACCTCCTGACTGAGCCAGATCTGGGAGTCACCATTGACCTCATCAACCCGGACACCTACCGCATTGATCCAAATG TTCTCCTGGATCCAGCTGATGAGAAGCTTTTAGAAGAGGAGATTCAGGCTCCCACCAGCTCTAAGAG ATCCCAGCAACATGCAAAAGTAGTGCCATGGATGCGGAAGACAGAGTACATTTCCACTGAATTCAACCGTTATGGCATCTCTAATGAGAAACCTGAGGTCAA GATTGGGGTTTCTGTGAAGCAGCAGTTCACTGaggaagaaatatataaagatagGGATAGCCAGATCACGGCCATCGAGAAGACTTTTGAGGATGCCCAGAAATCA ATCTCCCAGCATTACAGCAAGCCTCGGGTGACACCAGTGGAGgtcatgcctgtattcccagacTTTAAG ATGTGGATCAACCCATGTGCTCAAGTAATCTTTGACTCAGATCCAGCTCCCAAGGACACAAGTGGTGCAGCTGCATTGGAGATGATGTCTCAGGCCATGATCAG GGGCATGATGGATGAGGAAGGGAACCAGTTTGTGGCCTATTTCCTACCTGTGGAAGAGACACTGAAGAAACGAAAAcgggaccaggaggaggagatggactATGCACCAGATGATGT GTATGATTACAAGATTGCTCGGGAGTACAACTGGAATGTGAAGAACAAGGCTAGCAAGGGCTACGAGGAAAACTACTTCTTCATCTTTCGAGAGGGTGATGGAGTTTACTACAATGAGTTGGAGACCAG GGTCCGCCTTAGTAAGCGCCGGGCCAAGGCTGGAGTTCAGTCAGGCACCAATGCCCTGCTCGTGGTCAAACACCGGGACATGAACGAGAAGGAATTAGAAGCCCAG GAGGCACGGAAGGCCCAGCTGGAAAACCACGaaccagaggaggaagaggaggaggagatggaggcagaagagaaagaagcTGGGGGCTCAG ATGAGGAGAACGAGAAGGGCAGCAGCAGTGAGAAGGAGGGCAGCGAGGACGAGCGCTCAGGTAGTGAGAGTGAACGAGAGGAAGGTGACAGGGAGGAGGCAAGTGACAAGAGTGGAAGTGGTGAGGACGAGAGCAGTGAGGATGAAGCTCGGGCTGCTCGGGACAAAGAGGAGATCTTTGGTAGTGATGCGGATTCGGAGGATGATGCGGACTCTGATGATGAGGACAGAGGACGGGCCCGAGGTGGCAGTGACAATGATTCGGACAGTGGCAGTGATGGGGGTGGCCagcggagccggagccggagcgcCAGCCCTTTCCCCAGTGGCAGTGAACACTCAGCCCAGGAAGATGGCAGTGAAGCTGCAGCTTCTGATTCCAGTGAGGCTGACAGCGATAGTGACTGA
- the Zfp36 gene encoding mRNA decay activator protein ZFP36, with protein sequence MATRAAMDLTAIYESLLSLSPDLSSDHGGTESSGLWSLNSSDSSPSGVTSRLPGRSTSLVEGRSCGWVPPPPGFAPLVPRPGPEQSPSPTSPTATPTTSSRYKTELCRTFSESGRCRYGAKCQFAHGLGELRQANRHPKYKTELCHKFYLQGRCPYGSRCHFIHNLNEDLAAPGHPHVLRQSISFSGLPSGRRTSPPPPGLAGPSLSSCSFSPSSSPPPPGDLPLSPSAFSAAPGTPVTRRDPTPACCPSCKRATPGSIWGPLGGLARSPSAHSLGSDPDEYASSGSSLGGSDSPVFEAGVFVPPQPPAAPRRLPIFNRISVSE encoded by the exons ATGGCCACCCGCGCCGCCATGGATCTCACTGCCATCTACGAG AGCCTCTTGTCGCTGAGCCCTGACCTGTCATCCGACCACGGAGGAACTGAGTCCTCTGGACTCTGGAGCCTGAACTCATCTGACTCCAGCCCTTCTGGGGTCACCTCCCGCTTGCCTGGCCGCTCTACCAGCCTGGTGGAGGGCCGCAGCTGTGGCTGGGTGCCCCCACCTCCTGGCTTTGCACCCCTTGTTCCCCGCCCGGGGCCTGAGCAGTCGCCCTCACCCACTTCGCCTACTGCCACCCCTACCACCTCCTCCCGCTACAAGACTGAACTGTGTCGGACCTTCTCAGAGAGTGGGCGCTGTCGCTATGGGGCTAAGTGCCAGTTTGCCCATGGCCTGGGTGAGTTGCGCCAGGCCAATCGCCACCCCAAGTACAAGACGGAACTCTGCCACAAATTCTACCTCCAGGGCCGCTGCCCCTACGGCTCACGGTGCCACTTCATTCACAATCTCAACGAGGACCTGGCGGCCCCTGGCCACCCCCATGTGCTGCGCCAGAGCATCAGCTTCTCTGGCTTGCCCTCTGGCCGCCGAACCTCTCCaccaccaccaggcctggcaggCCCTTCCCTGTCCTCATGTTCCTTCTCACCCTCcagctccccaccaccacctggggACCTTCCACTTTCACCTTCTGCCTTCTCTGCTGCCCCTGGGACCCCTGTGACTCGAAGGGACCCCACCCCAGCCTGTTGCCCCTCTTGCAAAAGGGCCACTCCTGGCAGCATCTGGGGGCCCTTGGGTGGCCTGGCCCGGAGCCCTTCTGCACACAGCCTGGGATCTGACCCTGATGAATATGCCAGCAGCGGCAGCAGCCTGGGGGGATCCGACTCACCTGTCTTTGAGGCTGGGGTTTTTGTGCCACCTCAGCCACCTGCAGCCCCACGACGACTCCCCATCTTCAATCGAATCTCTGTTTCTGAATGA